One stretch of Pseudomonadota bacterium DNA includes these proteins:
- a CDS encoding C-terminal binding protein gives MRILIPDAQFPGAADVEQEALGDTAEIEIHRCARAEEVADESWAACDAVLAWQNVIVDAALVSKLKNCRIIVRCGIGYDRMGLEACGARGIPVCNVPTYDFTDVMSSTLAMSLALMRGLMTYDRSLRPDMAAGWEWGGAPAMRRVRDQNFAVIGCGRIGTGVLLRAKGFGMTPGYYDPYLPTGHDNSLGVRRFHSLEEVLAWADVVSIHTPLNDETSNMINRDSVAAMKPGAIFVNCARGGLVDLDGLEWGLRDGPLAAAALDVFPEEPPESHPLISAWLADEEWLRGRLCITPHCSFYSETTFAEIRGGAAATAAAYLRDGSLINCVNQAYLDASSAGQTAE, from the coding sequence ATGAGAATCCTGATTCCAGACGCCCAATTCCCGGGCGCCGCGGATGTCGAGCAAGAGGCGCTCGGCGACACCGCAGAAATCGAAATTCATCGCTGCGCCCGGGCGGAAGAGGTCGCCGATGAATCCTGGGCCGCCTGTGACGCCGTCCTCGCCTGGCAGAACGTGATCGTCGATGCGGCGCTGGTTTCCAAGCTCAAAAATTGCCGCATCATTGTGCGCTGCGGCATCGGATATGATCGCATGGGTCTGGAGGCTTGCGGTGCGCGCGGCATTCCAGTGTGCAACGTGCCGACCTATGATTTCACCGATGTGATGAGCTCAACGCTTGCCATGTCGCTCGCCTTGATGCGCGGGCTGATGACGTATGACCGTTCGCTGCGGCCCGATATGGCGGCCGGTTGGGAATGGGGCGGCGCGCCGGCGATGCGCCGTGTGCGCGACCAGAATTTTGCCGTCATCGGCTGCGGGCGGATCGGCACCGGGGTGCTGCTCCGCGCCAAGGGCTTCGGCATGACACCCGGCTATTACGACCCCTATCTTCCCACCGGGCACGACAATTCCCTCGGCGTCAGGCGCTTTCACAGCCTTGAAGAGGTGCTGGCCTGGGCCGATGTGGTGAGCATTCACACACCGCTCAACGACGAAACCTCCAATATGATCAATCGCGACAGCGTGGCTGCGATGAAGCCGGGCGCGATTTTCGTCAATTGCGCCCGCGGCGGGTTGGTCGATCTCGACGGGTTGGAGTGGGGCTTGCGCGACGGCCCGCTTGCTGCCGCCGCGCTCGACGTCTTTCCCGAGGAGCCGCCGGAAAGCCATCCGCTGATTTCGGCCTGGCTTGCCGATGAGGAATGGCTGCGCGGGCGGCTCTGCATCACGCCGCATTGCTCGTTCTATTCCGAGACAACCTTTGCCGAGATTCGCGGGGGCGCAGCGGCGACGGCGGCTGCCTATTTACGTGATGGCAGCCTGATCAATTGTGTAAACCAGGCCTATTTAGACGCTTCGTCGGCCGGGCAAACGGCAGAATGA
- a CDS encoding YbaK/EbsC family protein — protein sequence MSNLQHPSVLRVRAWLAEAGSPAEVIELNETARSAQDAADSIGTELGSIVKSLVFAVAGQPVMALVAGDRQCDTKALATVLGLEGQAKRADADMVRDATGFAIGGVAPVAHERDLPMAIDTSLGRFETVYAAAGHPYCVFATSLAELARLTGATLGEEIGKTA from the coding sequence ATGTCTAACTTGCAGCACCCTTCCGTCCTGCGCGTACGCGCCTGGCTGGCCGAAGCGGGATCGCCGGCTGAAGTGATCGAACTCAACGAGACGGCACGGAGCGCCCAGGACGCCGCCGACAGTATCGGCACCGAGCTCGGCAGTATCGTCAAATCCCTGGTCTTCGCGGTCGCCGGCCAGCCAGTGATGGCGCTGGTCGCCGGCGACCGGCAGTGCGACACCAAGGCGCTCGCTACGGTGCTTGGCCTCGAAGGCCAGGCCAAACGTGCCGACGCGGATATGGTGCGCGATGCCACCGGTTTTGCCATCGGCGGCGTCGCGCCAGTGGCACATGAGCGTGACCTGCCGATGGCGATCGACACCAGCCTCGGTCGATTTGAGACGGTCTACGCCGCCGCCGGCCACCCCTATTGCGTCTTCGCCACGAGCCTCGCGGAACTAGCGCGCCTCACCGGTGCAACGCTGGGCGAAGAAATAGGCAAGACCGCGTAA
- a CDS encoding glutathione S-transferase N-terminal domain-containing protein, which yields MIDLYTWQTPNGFKVSILLEELGWDYQVHEINIGADEQFDPAFLKLCPNNKIPAITDSDGPDGAPISLFESGAILIYLANKAGRFISTDPRRHMEEIQWVMFQMANVGPMFGQTHHFRTKLEPEIAYARTRYLRETHRLYGVMNSRLGASEYLAGPDYGVADIATWPWVSRFEWHEIAWANYPHLRRWFDDIWARPAVKRGRAVPRVGAIWAGAFPEQGED from the coding sequence GTGATCGATCTCTACACCTGGCAGACACCGAACGGCTTCAAGGTCTCGATCCTGCTGGAGGAGCTTGGCTGGGACTATCAGGTACATGAGATCAATATCGGCGCGGACGAACAGTTCGATCCGGCGTTTCTCAAGCTCTGCCCCAACAATAAGATTCCGGCGATCACCGATTCCGACGGGCCGGACGGCGCGCCGATCTCGCTGTTTGAATCCGGTGCCATCCTGATTTATCTCGCCAACAAGGCCGGGCGGTTTATTTCCACTGATCCGCGCCGCCATATGGAAGAGATTCAGTGGGTCATGTTTCAGATGGCGAATGTCGGCCCGATGTTCGGTCAGACGCACCACTTCAGGACCAAATTGGAGCCCGAAATTGCCTATGCGCGGACGCGTTATCTGCGCGAGACCCATCGCCTCTATGGGGTCATGAACAGCCGTCTGGGGGCGAGTGAATATCTCGCCGGACCGGACTATGGCGTCGCTGATATTGCCACCTGGCCCTGGGTCTCACGCTTCGAGTGGCACGAGATTGCGTGGGCGAATTACCCGCATCTTCGGCGCTGGTTCGATGACATCTGGGCGCGCCCGGCGGTGAAGCGCGGCCGTGCTGTGCCACGCGTCGGCGCAATCTGGGCCGGCGCCTTTCCTGAGCAAGGCGAAGATTAG
- a CDS encoding glutathione S-transferase family protein has translation MNDKSVKLYGHYISIPSCKVGLMLSMGGIPHSYHHVDLMKGEHKEPAFLGLNRFTQVPVIVHAGKTICQSDVILVYLAEQFTSLDGSTENERLRVREWLCWQADRLWNITRARSQIKFQNGAPAVVEQLQKASRDALGVLDAHLAGGEFIVGGSPTIADVACFTVVAYVADAEIDIAEWPAIIAWQARMAARDGCGNWDEIMPKESRA, from the coding sequence GTGAATGATAAATCGGTAAAATTATACGGGCACTATATTTCCATCCCGTCCTGCAAGGTCGGCCTGATGTTGAGCATGGGCGGCATCCCGCATAGCTATCACCATGTTGACCTCATGAAAGGCGAGCATAAAGAACCCGCCTTCTTGGGCTTGAACCGGTTCACCCAAGTGCCGGTAATTGTTCACGCCGGCAAGACAATCTGCCAGTCGGACGTCATTTTGGTTTATCTCGCCGAACAGTTTACGTCGCTGGACGGCAGTACAGAAAACGAGCGCCTTCGGGTGCGCGAATGGCTGTGTTGGCAGGCCGACAGGCTGTGGAATATCACGCGGGCACGCAGCCAGATCAAATTTCAGAACGGCGCGCCGGCGGTTGTCGAGCAGCTACAAAAAGCCTCGCGCGATGCGCTGGGCGTGCTTGATGCCCATTTGGCGGGCGGAGAATTCATCGTTGGCGGGTCGCCGACAATTGCCGATGTCGCATGCTTTACCGTCGTTGCTTATGTTGCTGACGCCGAAATCGACATCGCCGAATGGCCGGCGATCATCGCTTGGCAGGCACGTATGGCGGCACGCGACGGCTGCGGCAACTGGGACGAGATCATGCCCAAGGAGAGCCGTGCGTGA
- a CDS encoding glutathione S-transferase N-terminal domain-containing protein has protein sequence MIELYYWPTPNGWKITILLEELGLDYTVIPVNILKGEQYTPEFIALNPNNKIPVLVDSDGADGAPVTLFESGAIMLYLAEKTGQFFADTARGKYDVLQWLMFQMGGVGPFFGQANHFNHYASEQVPYAIERYNTEAARLLRVMDTQLEGQDWIAGGYSIADMALFGWTRDYAKQATVLEPYANVGAWFERLLARPAVQRGLAVLADTRKAPSEFDDEARAVMFGEDAAAAGKDET, from the coding sequence ATGATTGAACTCTATTATTGGCCGACGCCGAACGGCTGGAAGATCACCATCCTGCTTGAGGAACTGGGCCTCGACTACACCGTGATCCCGGTGAATATCCTGAAGGGCGAGCAGTACACGCCGGAGTTTATCGCCCTCAACCCGAACAACAAGATTCCGGTGCTTGTCGATTCCGATGGCGCCGACGGGGCGCCGGTCACGCTGTTCGAATCCGGCGCCATCATGCTTTATCTGGCCGAGAAGACCGGGCAGTTTTTTGCCGATACCGCGCGCGGCAAATATGACGTGCTGCAATGGTTGATGTTTCAGATGGGCGGAGTCGGTCCGTTTTTCGGCCAAGCAAATCATTTCAATCACTATGCCAGCGAACAGGTGCCGTACGCGATCGAGCGCTACAATACCGAGGCGGCGCGCCTGCTGCGCGTTATGGACACACAGCTTGAGGGACAGGATTGGATCGCTGGCGGCTATTCCATTGCCGACATGGCGCTCTTCGGCTGGACCCGCGATTACGCCAAGCAAGCCACGGTTCTGGAACCCTATGCCAATGTAGGGGCGTGGTTCGAGCGCCTGTTGGCACGCCCTGCGGTGCAACGCGGCCTTGCCGTGCTGGCTGACACGCGCAAGGCGCCCTCCGAATTCGATGATGAAGCACGGGCCGTGATGTTCGGTGAAGATGCGGCCGCGGCCGGAAAGGACGAAACATGA